The bacterium genome contains a region encoding:
- the ndk gene encoding nucleoside-diphosphate kinase: protein MQRTVVLIKPDGLQRGLVGEIMHRFERKGLKLIGVKMIRLTDEILENWYIHHKDKAFFKDLKSFMEWTPVVAMVWEGLDAIAAVRKIVGITKAREAEAGSIRGDFGMSGSQNIIHASDSEESAQKEMGLIFNGDEIFEYQSATECLIYGADEMSK, encoded by the coding sequence ATGCAAAGAACTGTAGTTTTAATTAAACCAGATGGACTTCAAAGAGGTCTGGTTGGTGAAATAATGCATAGGTTTGAAAGAAAGGGTTTAAAACTAATTGGTGTCAAAATGATAAGGCTTACAGATGAAATACTTGAAAACTGGTATATTCACCACAAAGATAAAGCATTTTTTAAGGATTTGAAAAGTTTTATGGAGTGGACCCCGGTTGTTGCCATGGTCTGGGAAGGTCTTGATGCCATTGCTGCGGTTCGTAAGATTGTGGGAATTACTAAAGCAAGAGAGGCAGAAGCAGGGTCAATTAGAGGCGACTTTGGTATGAGTGGATCACAAAACATTATTCATGCCTCAGATTCAGAAGAATCAGCACAAAAAGAAATGGGACTTATTTTTAATGGTGATGAAATTTTTGAATATCAAAGTGCCACAGAATGTTTAATTTATGGCGCGGATGAAATGAGTAAGTAA
- a CDS encoding nucleotidyl transferase AbiEii/AbiGii toxin family protein, whose amino-acid sequence MVDLKIQNAIHRNKMQKLLIAIADNPFLSKRIYFRGGTCAAMLGYLDRFSVDLDFDPYKSIATSDMLNFRKELLPIFDKLDFKIDRENYESLFFTLKYKAKVNFRNTLMLSVFNEVIKNNDYQKVKITEIDRFMTCQTVESMFANKLVSVMDRYNRHKKIAGRDIYDVKYFFEQGYEFKNEIIKERTGMETKDYIKKLIVFIEKEVTEDLINRDLNMLLAPDTFSKIRKTLKQDTLLFLKNLIN is encoded by the coding sequence ATGGTCGATTTAAAAATACAAAATGCTATTCATAGGAATAAAATGCAAAAACTTTTGATTGCAATTGCAGATAATCCATTTCTCTCAAAGAGAATTTATTTTAGAGGAGGAACATGCGCTGCGATGCTTGGATATTTAGATAGATTTTCTGTTGATTTAGATTTTGATCCTTATAAGTCAATTGCCACATCTGATATGTTGAATTTTCGAAAGGAACTGTTGCCAATTTTTGATAAATTGGATTTTAAAATTGACAGAGAAAATTACGAATCACTGTTTTTTACTCTAAAATACAAGGCAAAAGTTAATTTTAGGAATACTCTGATGCTTAGCGTATTTAATGAAGTTATAAAAAATAATGACTATCAAAAGGTTAAAATTACAGAAATTGATAGATTTATGACTTGTCAGACAGTTGAATCAATGTTTGCAAATAAACTCGTTAGTGTAATGGATAGATACAATAGGCATAAAAAAATTGCAGGTAGGGATATTTATGATGTTAAATATTTTTTTGAACAAGGGTATGAGTTTAAGAATGAGATAATTAAGGAAAGAACAGGGATGGAAACAAAAGATTATATTAAAAAATTAATTGTGTTTATTGAAAAAGAAGTAACAGAAGATTTGATAAATAGGGATTTAAATATGCTTTTGGCACCCGATACATTTAGTAAAATTAGAAAAACATTAAAACAAGATACATTACTTTTTTTAAAGAATTTAATAAATTAA